The Pyrococcus horikoshii OT3 genome includes a window with the following:
- a CDS encoding protein-L-isoaspartate(D-aspartate) O-methyltransferase, translated as MDEKELYEKWKRTVEMLKAEGIIKSEKVERAFLKCPRYLFVEDRYKKYAHVDEPLPIPAGQTISAPHMVAIMLEIADLKPGMNVLEVGTGSGWNAALIAEIVKGDVYSIERIPELVEFAKRNLERAGVKNVHVILGDGSKGFPPKSPYDAIIVTAGAPEIPKPLVEQLKPGGKLIIPVGSYHLWQELLEVIKREDGSIKIKNHGGVAFVPLIGEHGWRE; from the coding sequence ATGGATGAGAAAGAGCTCTATGAAAAATGGAAGAGGACAGTTGAGATGCTAAAGGCTGAAGGGATAATTAAGAGTGAAAAGGTTGAGAGGGCTTTTTTAAAGTGCCCTCGATATTTGTTCGTGGAGGATAGGTATAAAAAGTACGCTCACGTTGATGAACCCCTTCCGATTCCGGCGGGTCAAACTATTTCAGCTCCTCACATGGTTGCTATAATGCTTGAGATTGCTGATCTGAAGCCTGGGATGAACGTTCTAGAAGTGGGAACTGGAAGTGGATGGAACGCTGCTTTAATAGCTGAGATAGTTAAAGGTGACGTGTACAGCATAGAAAGGATACCCGAACTGGTAGAATTTGCTAAGAGAAATTTAGAAAGGGCCGGAGTGAAGAATGTTCACGTGATCTTGGGGGATGGTAGCAAGGGCTTTCCTCCAAAATCTCCCTACGATGCTATAATCGTTACTGCTGGAGCTCCAGAGATACCTAAGCCTCTTGTTGAACAGTTAAAGCCTGGAGGAAAACTCATAATCCCTGTAGGAAGCTATCACCTATGGCAGGAGCTACTTGAAGTCATAAAGAGGGAAGATGGAAGCATAAAAATAAAGAATCATGGAGGGGTTGCTTTTGTCCCCCTAATAGGCGAGCATGGGTGGAGAGAATGA
- a CDS encoding archaeosine biosynthesis radical SAM protein RaSEA, translating into MYWVSEDNVAGKPGKVLYVILPTIGCYRYRIGKPCYMCSYPAQAPRKTSQERIFGYFLEAIGKIKGKEGRFGIRIFTSGSFFDSSEVRRGTRIKIFQEIAKLDNVFEVVVETRSEIIREEWVRELVEIIEGKWFEVALGLETANDDIADISINKGSTFRDFVRASEIIHKAGAKVKTYLLFKPIFLSEGDAIEEMKRSIELAEPYTDTFSINMTNIQKGTLYEKIWERGEYRTPWLWSVVEVLKWAKRKFPGKRFLSDPVGAGSVRGPHNCGDSRDKPVERAIRKFSTTQDLRYLEVSGDCIEEWKYIVSQGLLDWQLIKSQVSPFSTE; encoded by the coding sequence ATGTATTGGGTTAGTGAGGATAATGTAGCCGGAAAACCTGGGAAAGTGCTTTATGTTATTCTTCCGACTATCGGATGCTATAGGTATAGGATTGGAAAACCCTGCTATATGTGCTCCTATCCAGCCCAAGCTCCCAGGAAAACATCACAGGAGAGGATATTCGGCTATTTTCTTGAAGCTATCGGTAAAATTAAGGGTAAAGAAGGTAGGTTTGGAATTAGGATATTTACCTCTGGTTCGTTTTTCGATTCATCGGAAGTTAGAAGAGGAACAAGGATAAAGATCTTTCAGGAAATAGCAAAGCTCGATAATGTTTTTGAAGTTGTTGTTGAAACGAGAAGCGAGATAATTAGGGAGGAATGGGTTAGGGAGCTTGTAGAGATAATCGAGGGAAAGTGGTTTGAAGTAGCCCTGGGTTTAGAGACGGCTAATGATGATATAGCCGACATCTCAATAAATAAGGGATCGACTTTTAGGGATTTCGTAAGGGCTAGTGAAATTATACATAAGGCCGGGGCTAAAGTTAAAACCTACTTGCTGTTCAAACCTATCTTCCTCTCTGAGGGTGATGCGATTGAAGAAATGAAAAGGAGCATTGAACTAGCCGAGCCCTATACAGATACTTTTTCGATAAACATGACGAATATCCAGAAGGGGACACTTTACGAGAAGATATGGGAGAGGGGAGAGTATAGAACTCCTTGGCTATGGAGTGTCGTTGAAGTTTTGAAGTGGGCTAAGAGAAAGTTTCCTGGGAAGAGGTTCCTCTCTGATCCGGTGGGTGCGGGCTCAGTAAGGGGGCCTCATAACTGCGGAGACAGTAGGGATAAGCCTGTTGAAAGGGCCATAAGGAAGTTCTCTACAACCCAGGATTTAAGGTACCTTGAAGTTTCCGGAGACTGCATCGAGGAGTGGAAATACATAGTTTCCCAGGGACTTCTCGACTGGCAGCTGATTAAATCTCAAGTATCTCCCTTTTCAACTGAATGA
- a CDS encoding tRNA(Phe) 7-((3-amino-3-carboxypropyl)-4-demethylwyosine(37)-N(4))-methyltransferase Taw3 codes for MKAKREALISLFHAIKEEKVDSDIIDLLLLINSIKGIYTTSSCSGRIGILEEPSLGAKPLSRWLIKVHRPMSFEEARDALKRAREGLIFLKSQPPIFHVVAETIENAKLVHEIGLASGFKYTTFKAISSRFLVEINGTEYLTVPLGKDGRIIASDEYLKFAISIGNKMLERGKSKLPRLRDNFEKIKKKLGEDPLFIQLKREILEI; via the coding sequence ATGAAAGCCAAAAGGGAAGCATTAATAAGCTTATTTCATGCAATCAAGGAAGAAAAAGTTGATAGTGACATAATTGACCTTTTACTTCTAATTAATTCAATAAAAGGAATATATACAACTTCCTCTTGTTCAGGTAGAATAGGAATACTTGAAGAACCCTCCCTTGGAGCAAAGCCCCTCTCCAGGTGGTTAATAAAAGTTCACAGACCCATGAGCTTTGAAGAGGCAAGGGATGCCTTAAAAAGGGCTAGAGAAGGGTTAATATTCTTAAAGAGTCAACCTCCCATATTTCACGTTGTTGCTGAGACGATTGAAAATGCTAAGCTTGTTCACGAAATCGGACTTGCAAGTGGATTCAAGTATACAACGTTTAAGGCCATATCCTCAAGATTCCTGGTGGAGATAAACGGAACCGAATACCTAACGGTTCCCCTGGGAAAAGATGGAAGGATTATAGCTAGCGATGAGTATCTTAAGTTCGCAATCTCCATTGGAAATAAGATGTTAGAGAGGGGTAAGTCAAAACTTCCAAGGCTTAGGGATAACTTTGAAAAGATTAAGAAAAAGCTTGGAGAGGATCCTCTTTTCATTCAGTTGAAAAGGGAGATACTTGAGATTTAA